The genomic DNA tgtcaactGTCAATGTCATTATAAGAAATCCACGATTCACGAAGTTCGTTCAACTTCAAGTAAATCAATCGTGACTTTCAATTCTGTAATTCCAAAAatcgaataatattatttatttaaacgttgAGTTTAGATACTTTAAACATGCCAAAGGTTTCAGGTAATTACATcaatatatattcaaaaataatttgctTAATCATTAGACTATTTGAGGTTAGAGCTATGTTTCGatagaatattttttcaaatttattttgtgtacatTCATTCATCAATGTTATAGAATAGTTTACTTTCgcctataattttctttaaattgcCAGAAAAtgctacttttttttaataaaaactccAGTCTGACGATAAACTCGAAAATACCGGCTTTATTATAATGACGGTGTATTCGTATAGTTTTCtttattagtttagttttaagtgTACATTTAGATGAAAAACAAATGAATGGTGTTTcgtagtttataataattataccacAAACTTGTTGACTCACTGTGGGTCAAGGTAACATTAGGCCGCAAATCCATCTATCGCGAAGTAACTATGGCCGCGATGTGAATTGcgattgaactttttttttgtggtcAGTTACATCTATCAGTGTTCAGTTTCTTGACTATAAACTGTTTTTTTCCCAGTTACGCCATTAGGCGACTCTTTGTGTTGTGGTCCTTTTTAAGGTATTACTGTCCACCACACAATTCACAGTGAATCGCTTTAGCCTTTTGGTCTTACCAGGCGTGATTAGCAATTTGGCAAGACCATTTGTTATTTCTTCCTTGACTGTCGGCATTTTAAGGTATTCATGCATGTCTGCTGTTTTGGGGGCATTTAGTTTTGTGCGGAATACTATACTACAGCAGCCCTACTCAATGTGtactgttttaattaatttaagaacaaattatttataattattattaagatctCTAACGATCTCTAACGATTATACCTTCATACTCAATGTGtactgttttaattaatttaagaacaagttagttataattattattaagtacgaAATCACTAGTGATTTATGCCCTCATTTCTAGttagtttgttggtaaacaatgccattgagtatggctttagGTTCTGGTATCTCTGGAGTATTTCAATATTGGAGTGCTGTGCCCCAAAGCCATACATccagattttttataaagttaaaattgaGAAAATGTTAATCAAACACCAATTGTAGGAAAAACAAAAAGAACAGAACAGGGGGTCAAGCTTTTTCCTTATTCCTCTTGTTTCTTCCATGTCTGTGCTTGTGCTAGGACTTAATGCAACAATTGTCCAGTAGGTAGGGTTCATTTTTAGGGCCTGTCCTCTTTAAGTCTAGTCTCTTAAATGAAGAATTATAGAATTCcaaaaaaaactgaataccTGCTTTTCCataacataaatatgtaatgtaatgtatactTACAACTTAACTATATATACATCTCTTCCTTACTCCCACAGTTAAAGTTAAATGGGGGAAGGAGATGTATCCCGATGTGGAGGTGAACACAGAAGATGAGCCGGTTGTGTTCAAGGCTCAGATATTTGCCCTGACCGGTGTACAGCCTGAGAGACAGAAAGTTGTCTGCAAGGGGGTCACACTTCGAGATGACAGCTGGGCTAATTTCAAATTGTCAAATGTAAGTTAATAtcgaaaacattgtgaggaaacctatatacctgagaattttcttaattctttatgtctgccaatctgcattggaccagtgtggtggactaaggcataacctttttcattctgagaggaaacttgtgctcaacagtgagctgttgatgatgaatttaaTATCAAAGTGTTTGTAATTTACTTCATTTAAgattatacaattttttatttaatttactaaattatCCTCAGTAGtcaatatacaatttttttaactgtttcattttcatttattgcatTCTTAGAAACTAACAAACAAGTTCTAGTTAATGGAATAGAAgctatttaaaatgcaaagcTGGTTTTATCCCCAAAGTGATCTTTTCTagacaatgtatttatttttaccttactttcattttataataatcatattatgtAGATGGTTGAAATTTCATGTATTGGTAAGCTTAAACTTCTTCTTTAGAGCAGACTGCTCTGAAGTTGGAACACATTGAACTGCACATCTATAGTAACCTTGCTGGATGCTGGTCTatgtttttgtatattgtaaagCCATACTTCTTGTGTTTAGAGCAGACTCAAGACTTGGCAATTAcctaatataaatgtaaaataataaaaatatgactgTTTCAGAATGCACTAGTACTAGTGATGGGCAGCAAAGAGGAAGATGTGCCAGCTGCGCCAGTGGAACAGACTCGCTTTGTTGAGGATATGAATGAGTCTGAGCTGGCTTCTGCTGtaagttacatttttttgaattttgatcaAACATATCGAAGAAGCatctttgaaatataaaaactgcATCCAAACAGTTCATACAATAGTAGttgattcatatcaaatttaatataaacaactaTTAATTTCGTacagtacatggaataagagtctaaaatatatcaataaaagaaatatattaattaataaaagataaggATTACATggaagatttaaaaattatatattttataaatatttccaaACATGctacttgatgtcactaaaggaataaacatgaaaatacttgataatttgaAATCTTAACGAACACTGTTTAGTTTTTATGTGGTGTtatgaaacaataaaatatagacaatcATGGCTGACAGTGTTTTGGCTCGTGctgtctaaaatatatatttaaaaattgcagttttcatgtatttttatgtctcaaaaaatatgatattttttttcattttaataacaaacaattcaagaccatttaaaaaaatgtcaactagcctattaagtGGTATGGTGCCCCTTACAGGAACGAAACTCAAACTTGTAACCCTCTTTAAGTGTTGGAGGTTAAAAACCTAAATTATATGATGatagataattaaatatatgaataattttgtttaatatatgtAACATTTTGCAGCTGGATCTCCCAGAAGGCCTTATAAACCTGGGGAACACTTGCTACATGAATGCCACAGTGCAGTGCCTCAAGACTGTCCCCGAGTTGAGGACCGCCCTTCTCAGCTATGATAAATGTGAGTGAACAAACTGACTCATAGTCAAGTCACTTGACATTTTGACTCGTGTCCAAAAATGTAAGATGATTTGCAAGGTGAACAGAGAGTAGGTATTTGTagctatacaaatattataaagatataaagtttgtggtattgtaggggtaatctctagatctactaaaccaattatgaaaattcttttaccactagtatgccacgttatttgtgagggtcatttattttatctccgtattttcaCGAGAaaggggaactacgcgggtgaatccgcgggTTTCTGCTATGTGTTTTAAAGCACTGATCAAACAATTCTTAAATGCGTATAATCAATATAATCAGGTGcagaaaaggcccaggaaagtaGAAAGAAAACCAATTCTCAATACAAATATGCTGGTAACTAGTTTTAGCAAATGTATAAGTTCtatatataacattaaaaatgcgGAAGTATGTctttctgttaccttttcacggctaaacggctgaaccgatcaggatgaattttgtataatggtaaaatccatggttctcgcgggatttgagaaaaactgaattccacgcggacaaagtcgcgggcgtccgctagtatttagaTAAAGTTTGATTTCAGAGGAAGGCTTATACTTATAGTTTGACATTGCAAatcaaagtcgcaggcgtccactagtgtaAAATGAGTTTTAATCAGCGTCAGGAGGTGGGACGGCGGGCGCGCTGACGTCGGCGATGAGTGAAACTGTGCGCGCGCTGGagagcggcggcgcgggcgcctGCGCCGCGGCAGTCGCGCGCCTGCTGCACGCGCTGCACGCAGCTGCGCCGCGCCTGGCCgagcgcggcgcgggcggccaGCTAGCGCAACAGGTGAGCTATTCGAAGATACACTAtagatcagtggcgtagcttggcCCAGTGGCGTAAATAGGGCGGTGCCACCCACACagtgtcgcgggcgtccactagtaaatataaatatataaaaggacAACTGACTGACTTTACAGTACTAAAATTTTCGAATAGGCCGCACAGACGGGTTCTTTTTTAACATGACGTGTTAGCCGATTCTCATGTTCTGAgagctttttaatttagtaaggttacaatataatatgatatggCAAAATATAAAAAGCACACAACGCCAATGGTGTTGTATCGTTTTATCATACCTTCTTCAATTGGTcgattgattaaaaataatccaAATGTTTAGAACCTGTGATTTAAACTAACTTATAGGGCTGtcagatatttaatattaataaaacggattataacttttgttttaagcATAATTTGCTATGTTTTACATCGTTGACGGTTAAGTTATATTATAGACTATAGAGTTGATGTAaaactttattgtttaaatGTGAAATGGTGTTAAAATAAGATATTCTTTATAATTGAATATGTGTCAACCCTATTCATCATGATTTATGGTTTGTTTACATCAGGTACTCATTGGTTTCGGCTACAGTATAGATGGTCCAACAACATTAAGAAGGTAGTGGAGAGTGGAGGAAGTGGCTGGATTAGGAAGGTGCCTCCACCTTCCTAACCTCGGAAAGGCCAGACCAGCAGTGGACAGATACAGGCTGATGATTGAGACTCTTAGTATTGTGGggaactttactttttttttattctttacaagtcagcccttgactgctatcttacctgatggtaagtgatgatgcaatctaagatggaagcgggctaatttgttaagagTACTGCATTTAGAATATTGTACAGAGTTTGTAGTCGTGTTTGTGTTATATACAGTTTGTTACCACAGGACGCTTCAGAGTGTTGGTCGGAAATTGTGCGCGCTTTGAGGAGTAGGCTGCCTATATCACAAGAACCAGATAGGTGAGTTgatcttatctatacttataataaatctgtagacaggtcaattctgtacatgaaatatatttccaaaataactatttagcgggtaattagtgatcgatactgatgtcaaaaatgcaatcagtaaaatctttgtctgtctgtatgtttgttatagaaacaaaaagtcttggtacaattattcttcatactcctgggcaggttatagtatattttcattatgctacgatcaataggagcagagcagtgaaaggaaatgttgggaaaacgggagaagttactccatttttacagcaatactactgtaagggctgaattaaagaagtctaagggcggacgaagtcccgggcgtccgctagtagataaataatatttaaatgctaATGATAATTATGCTACTTCCGGGTCTGAAAGAGTTTTTAGTACACATTATCAAAAGAGCTTGTATATAACTTAAGATTCAGGTGTTTGTAGTACACTCATCTAAAGGTTTATCGTCAGAATAACACCAGAAAAGTTGAGTTTTCACCTGACTACGTCAGAAAGAAtgttttgtatgattttttttttcgtgtcaagtaagtgccgatggctccatgtgggaccagtacggcgtcaccggggggtatgggcgagcgcagaagcatcgctgaaataaagatagaggacggaacgactctttaagggcgtctcctatttgactcggacctcggctcgtccattcgggagggtgtaaccgtgaatcagtccggacgcccccaagatcgtgagttagaaaacccacgtccgggtgacgttagatatcggggacctcgtcttcgccggcgaagacgctgtgtagcttgtgattgtgttgcccgggaagcattgtcggtcgtcatgtcatcgtctggatcgtaaagaaCGTTCTTGGGtcgcctctgcttgaagttagcgttaaggttgggagtgtagttgcaagcctcaaccactagttggttgggatttatggcagctctgtcgaaatagtttcgagagagctgtttcatgtaactaCCTATTAAAGGTAAATCTAAGTTTCTATGGAGGTCGTTATTGCGTACTTTTGTATGAACCTTCTATGCACATGTTCCAGCAAATCCCTGGTGGAGCAGTTCTTCGGTGGCACCCTGGACGTAGAGCTGGTGTGCAGTGAGGCAGACGAACCTCCCACACGGTCTTCCGAGACCTTCCTGCAGCTCTCCTGCTTCATCTCACAGGATGTCAAATACTTGCAGACCGGTCTACGATCGGTaagattatttaatattatatttaactagggGACGCCCTTTCCTTCTTCGCGAACATctgctaactataaactacctctcggTTTTCGAGATTGTGTGCCTTTcgtttttatacatatactagcagaccccgtcaagctttgctttgattagtccctactctaccctacttcCACCCTATACCTtttttaccctaccccttatCCAACCCTAACTCTACCCAACCCGGAGACAAATAAACGTTACACGTTTAgggtgttaaaaataataaatattattttattttgttacagaaAATGTCAGAACAAATCACAAAGATGTCAGAAACACTTGGTAGAGATGCGGTCTACACAAAAACTGTAAGTTAAGAAAGAGTAGAAAACGTCTTTAttgaattttgataaaatagaaattttataaaattttgataaatatttctcCGTTTTGTCAAAAGGAATAGGAATAAGAAGATCagaaaaacttaaaatagtaaattatttatttttttgcttttatattaaatattagctAATTCAGTTTTCTATATTTACACACAAAAATCCTAAAATCGCGGGTAAAAAATGGGGGTAGAGTgatatacgtgatatttaatttcttaaaattcacacaactgaaaagttgaggtgcatgccccggaccggattcgaacccacaccctccggaattggaggcagaggtcatgcccactgggctatcacgacgaTTTTCATATGAATTTGCGaaagcctttagacctccttaacccggccctatcacaaaatccATTCATAACAAACGTACATTAACTCTGTTAAACTGtttactacctccctgccaaatttcaagtttgtagcataaaaaatcaaggacattcatacaaacttgtgagagcctctagacttgtttaatccggccctatcgcaaaatctatTATTAggggatacctactaactataatggactacctccctgccaaatttcatcttttaacGTCAggcggttttcgaaatttcgtgagaatgacctttcgcatttgtatATTAGGAAGAcgaccgaacattattttcTCCGTTTTGGACATAttttatgcgaactttgaatgttaaatcataactatttggtatttttaaataaaacagaaactatatacataaaagctctaatgcaacgaagtttcaaatgattttgcgtacctagtaacattatccATTACGTATTATAAGTCGTTATAAGTcactaggtcaagaaagaaatattattattatcaatttaaaaatattaaagagtcaaaaaatctaGACGCTAAGTGATAAAATATTACTAGTAGTGTACTTATTTCAGAGTAAAATCAGCCGGTTGCCAGCGTACCTGACGGTGCAGTTCGTGCGGTTCTTCTTCAAGGAGAAGGAGTCCATCAACGCCAAGATCCTGAAGGACGTGAAGTTCCCGCTGGAGCTGGACGTGTACGAGCTGTGCTCGCCCGAGCTGCAGGAGCGGTTGGCGCCCATGAGGAATAAGTTCAAGGTAatctatcgtcatcaacccatattcggctcactgctgagctcgagtctcctctcagaatgagaggggttaggccaatagtccatcatgctgtcccaatgcggattggcagacttcacacacatagtaaattaagaaaattttcaggtatgcaggtttcctcacattgtttttctttcactgtttgagacgcgtcacttttaatttcttaaaatgctcacaactgaaaagttggtagtgcatgccccagaccgggattcgaacccactccctccggaatcagaggcagagccactgggctatcacggctcatacaaATGGAACTAGTTAACTTGCTGTGTTGCAACACCACATTTACCGTCATTATCAGAAAGATCTGTCTTTATAGATGGTGATGAATTGATAGTTTCATCAATTAAAATCATAGTGGAAATTCGGATAAATACcagacaaattataataaatatcatttacttagattttcttttaaatttaaatcataaaatcagCATTATGTTATTGGTACAAACCCATAACATGATGCTCGGGACTAGGTAGTATTttccaaataaatatattcataaatttatttcaattagatagtaatattaatttcaacccATCaccttatttaaaataacaacataatattatctatgtataGAACAAATTATCAATGTGCTATAAAGTATCAAGGTAGTTGCAATCCCAAGTGGATGACAGAACACAGGGTTGCCCTATGAATTATCTATTCTTTTGTGTCGCACTATACTTGCATAGCATCCAATTTCGCCAACAAAATTGACGaaattgtgacgtcatagtttTGCCATATTAATATGGGGCTTATTGTGCGACTCACGGCATCACCGCAAACATGTCCCTGTAGCTTTGAAAGTAATAATCGTATCTATACACTGTTACATCTACCAAATTGCTCAActgttagcatactcttaatataaataaaacaattaaataaaatgtaatgaatgacaatattttattgtaggAGTTGGAAGATGCAGCCGTTGAATCAGCTTTAGGTTCCAAAAATAAGAATCACGGAGACAGTAAAAAAGAGGCTAAGAAAAAGACTGTTGTACCATATTGGTTTAATGACGGTAAGTACCTTGTTAAATTCCCTTTTTTACAactctgtttatttattttacagtacTATTTGATGGAACAAGCAGATGACCCACTTGACGTTAAA from Bicyclus anynana chromosome 20, ilBicAnyn1.1, whole genome shotgun sequence includes the following:
- the LOC112047184 gene encoding ubiquitin carboxyl-terminal hydrolase 14 codes for the protein MPKVSVKVKWGKEMYPDVEVNTEDEPVVFKAQIFALTGVQPERQKVVCKGVTLRDDSWANFKLSNNALVLVMGSKEEDVPAAPVEQTRFVEDMNESELASALDLPEGLINLGNTCYMNATVQCLKTVPELRTALLSYDKSSGGGTAGALTSAMSETVRALESGGAGACAAAVARLLHALHAAAPRLAERGAGGQLAQQDASECWSEIVRALRSRLPISQEPDSKSLVEQFFGGTLDVELVCSEADEPPTRSSETFLQLSCFISQDVKYLQTGLRSKMSEQITKMSETLGRDAVYTKTSKISRLPAYLTVQFVRFFFKEKESINAKILKDVKFPLELDVYELCSPELQERLAPMRNKFKELEDAAVESALGSKNKNHGDSKKEAKKKTVVPYWFNDDVGSNNSGYYRLQAVLTHRGRSSSSGHYVAWVARGSGWLRCDDDTVTAVTEEEVLKLSGGGEHTDCRLTHRGRSSSSGHYVAWVARGSGWLRCDDDTVTAVTEEEVLKLSGGGEHTDCRLTHRGRSSSSGHYVAWVARGSGWLRCDDDTVTAVTEEEVLKLSGGGEHTDCRLTHRGRSSSSGHYVAWVARGSGWLRCDDDTVTAVTEEEVLKLSGGGDWHCAYLLLYGPKVLEIPHEEDEPMVTDVSGEPAGDPPTALA